DNA sequence from the Streptomyces sp. NBC_01264 genome:
GGGCCCCACGGCGCCCGTCGTTCAGGGGCGCGTCATCCGTCGGACCGGAGTTCCTGGCACTGACAGGGCCACCCTCGCGGGCGCCGCCCCGGCGATACTGGGCCCATGGACGATCTTGCGGGCTTCCTGCGGACCCGGCGCGCACGGGTCGACCCGGCCGCCGCCGGCATCCCCACCGACAGCCGCCGCCGGGTCGCCGGCCTGCGCCGCGAAGAGGTCGCGCACCTGTCCGGGGTCAGCGTCGACTACTACGTGCGCCTGGAGCAGGGCCGCGCCACCCAGCCCTCCGAGCAGGTCCTCGACGCGCTCGCCCGCGTCCTCGGCCTCGACGAGACCGAGCGGGAGCACCTCTACCGGCTCGCCCGGCAGCGCCGCCGCCGCGCGAAGGCGCCGGGCGGGAAGATCCGCCCGGAGGTGCTGCGCGTCCTCGACCTCGTCGTCGGCGCGCCCGCGCTGATCATGGATCACCGCCTGAACGCGCTCGCCGGGAACCGCCTCGCCGGGCTCCTCTTCGGCCGTCCGATGCCGGGCCTGAACATCGCTGGAGGAGGCCGAGCGCGGTCTCTACGCGGACTGGGAGCAGTGCACCCTCGACGTGGTCGGGCACCTGCGGCTGGCCGCCGGCCAGTACTCCGAGGACCCCGGGCTGGCCGCGCTCATCGGCGAACTGGCCATGGGCAGCGAGCGTTTCCGCCGCCTGTGGGCCCGTGCGGACGTGCGCGCCCGCACCCACGGCCGCAAGGCGTACCGCCACCCGCTGGTCGGACTGCTGGAACTGCACCAGGAGAACTTCGCGCTGCCCGGCGAGTCGGGCATGGAGCTGCTGGTCCTGTCCGCGGCCCCCGGCACCCCCGCCGAGGACGGACTGCGCCTGCTCGCGGGCCTCGGAGCGGGCAGCGCGTTGGGAGCGGCCGGCGCCGACACCCGTACCCCGGTGAACGCCCCGGTCCGCGACTGACCGTACGGACGTACACGCCGCCTATGGCGCGAGTACGTCCAGTTCCTCCAGGGCGCCGACCGCGATCTGCCGCGTCAGCGCCTCCGCGCCGGCCGCGTCGCCCTCCCGTACGGCTTCGGCCACCCGTACGTGCAGCGTGACGGCCGCCGGGTCGGGGTCGTGGAACACCACCGCGTGCTGGGTGCGCCCGGTCAGGACCTCGGCGACGACGTCGCCGAGCCGCGCGAACATCTCGTTGCCGGAGGCGTTGAGCACGATCCGGTGGAAGGCGATGTCGTGCCGGAGGTACCCCTCGAGCTGATGGCCGCGTGAGGTGCGGACCATGCCCAGGGCCGCCTCGGTGAGCTCGGCGCACTGCTCCGGGGTGGCCCGGACCGCCGCGAGTCCGGCGGCGACCGGTTCGATGGCCGAGCGCAGCACGGTGAGGGAGCGCAACTGCCGTGGGCGGTCCGCGCCGGCGAGGCGCCAGCGGATGACGCGCGGGTCGTAGACGTTCCACTCCTCGGTGGGGCGGACGGTGACGCCGACCCGGCGGCGGGATTCGACCAGCTGCATCGATTCCAGTACGCGGACCACTTCGCGGACCACGGTCCGCGAGGCGCCGAAGCGCTCCGCGATCTCGTCGGTGCGCAGCACGCTGCCCGGCGGGTGCTCCCCGGCCGTGATCGCCAGGCCGATGGTGTCCAGCACGTGGGAGTGGAGCCCTTGGCTGCCCGGCCCTTCAGTGGTCATGGCGTAAGCGTACGGTGACCGCCGAGTGGCCAAAAGATGTGATGTTTTACCGATGAACCCTTGAATAAGTACTACGTAATAGGTTTCAGTGGTGCCCAGGTCCTCCGGGCCCGTGTCAACGAAGACAAGGAACGACGAAAACGAGGTGCGCGATGACGCGCGTCATTGTGGTGATGGGTGTGGCCGGGACGGGAAAGACGACCGTGGGCCGGCTGCTCGCCGACGCGCTCGCCCTCCCCTATGCGGAGGGCGACGCCTTCCACCCCGCGGCCAACGTCGCCAAGATGTCCGCCGGCATCCCCCTGGACGACGCGGACCGCCAGCCCTGGCTGGACCTGATCGGCGAATGGATGCGCAACCGGGCCGGCATCGGCGGCGGGGTCGTCTCCGCCTCCTCCCTCAAGCGGGCCTACCGGGACCGGCTCCGGGCCGTCGCGCCGGACACCGTCTTCGTCCACCTCACCGGCGAGCGGCCGCTGATCGAGGAGCGCATGGCCGCGCGCAAGGGGCATTTCATGCCCACCACGCTGCTGGATTCGCAGTTCGCCGCGCTGGAGCCGCTCCAGCCGGACGAACTCGGCGTCCTCGTCGACGTGTCCGGAGAACCGGAGGAGATCACCGCGCGCGCCCTGGCCGCCCTGCGCCGCCTCCCGTCACCGGTCGCGTAGCCGCCCGGGCCCCACCCCGGGCACTACCCCTGGCCCCACCTTGGGCCCCACCCCGGGCCCCGCCCCACTCCCCTGCCTCGCCCCGTCCTGCCCAAGAACGAGAACGAAGGAACCGTCACCGTGACCAGTCTCAGCGTCGAGACTCTGGCAGCGGCCGCCGCCGAGCCGATCACCTCGGCCGGCAACACCCAGCTGGGGATAGCCGTCCTCGCGGGCATCGCCGTCATCGTCCTGCTCATCACGCGCCTCAAGCTGCACGCCTTCCTGGCGCTGACGCTCGGCTCGCTCGCCCTGGGGGTGTTCGCCGGCGCCCCCCTCGCCAAGACCGTCTCCAGCTTCACCACCGGGCTCGGCTCCACCGTCGCGGGTGTCGGCGTACTCATCGCGCTCGGCGCCATCCTCGGCAAGCTGCTCGCCGACTCGGGCGGCGCGGACGAGATCGTGGACACCATCCTGGCGCGCGCCAAGGGCCGCGCCATGCCGTGGGCGATGGTGCTGATCGCCTCGGTGATCGGCCTCCCGCTCTTCTTCGAGGTCGGCATCGTGCTGCTGATCCCAGTGGTCCTGCTGGTGGCCAAGCGGGGCAACTACTCGCTCATGCGGATCGGCATCCCCGCACTGGCCGGCCTGTCCGTGATGCACGGGCTGATCCCGCCGCACCCGGGCCCGCTGGTCGCCATCGACGCGCTCGACGCCAACCTGGGCCTCACCCTCGCGCTCGGCGTGCTCGTCGCCGTCCCGACCGTGGTCATCGCGGGTCCGGTGTTCTCCCGGTACGCAGCCCGATGGGTGGACATCCCGGCGCCCGAGCACATGGTCCCGCAGCGGCCCACGACGGAGCCGGAGCACCGCCCGCGCTTCGGGGCCACGGTCTTCACCGTGCTGCTGCCGGTGGTCCTCATGCTGATGAAGGCCCTGGTCGACATCGTGGTCAACGACCCGGCCGACAGCGTGCAGCGGGTCACCGACGTGGCCGGATCACCCCTGATCGCGCTGCTCGCGGCGGTGCTCGTGGGCATGTTCACCCTCGGCCGGGCGGCCGGCTTCACCAAGGCGCGGCTGTCCGTGACGGTGGAGAAGTCGCTGGCACCGATCGCGGGCATCCTGCTGATCGTGGGTGCGGGCGGCGGCTTCAAGACGACGCTGATCGACGTGGGCGTCGGCCAGATGATCATGGATCTGTCCGAGAACTGGGCGATACCCACCCTCCTGCTGGCCTGGCTCATCGCGGTGGCCATCCGCCTGGCGACCGGCTCGGCCACGGTCGCCACCATCTCCGCGGCCGGCCTGTTGGCCCCGCTCGCGGCGGGCATGCCGTCCACCGAGACCGCCCTGCTGGTCCTGGCCATCGGAGCGGGATCGCTGTTCTTCAGCCACGTCAACGACGCCGGGTTCTGGCTCGTGAAGGAGTACTTCGGCATGACGGTCGGCCAGACCCTCAAGACCTGGTCGATGATGGAGACCATCATCTCGGTGGTCGGCCTGGGCTTCGTCCTGCTGCTGTCGCTGGTCCTCTGACCATTCCGGCGCCCGCTCCCCCGCCGGATCCCGCCGGATCCCGCCGGCTTCCGCTCAACCGGTCCGCCGGCGCCTGCCCCGCTTCCCCTCCCGGGACCCGGGGCAGGCCAGTTGGGCCGCCGCCAGGTCGAAGCCACCCGCCGCGGTGGCGCAGCGCGCGGCCAGGGATTCCACCTCGGCGCGGAAGGCGTCGCCCCCCGGGCCCTGCCAGTCGAGGTCTCCGGCGGCGCGGCGCAGCCGCTCGGCGTGCGAGCGCAGTGCGGCCGAGTGGGCGCGCAGGCCCTCGGCCGGGGCCGGACCGGTCTCGGCCCGCGGCGCGGGCCCGGCGGTGTCCGTCACTGGGGACTCCCCGGAACGTAGACGTCGGGGTGGCCGGGCAGCCTCACGAGGTGGCTTCCGGTGACCCGGCCCCCGAAGGCGGCGAGGGCCGCCGCGGGTCCCGGCTCGGGGCCGGATCCCACCCAGGTGACCCGGTAGACGGTGGTGAACTCCCGGCTCGCGGCGAGCCGTCCGGCCGTCCGGGCACCCGGACCGTGGCCGAGCAGGGCGAGTTCGGTCCCGGACGGCACGAGGCGGCGTACGGTCGCGGCCACGTCCCGGACGTGCGCGGCCGGCTCCTCGTACGGGGTGTCGTACGGGGCATCGTACGAGGTGTCCGCACGGCCGGAATCCGTTGGTGGTCCTGCGAGTTGGAGCACGCACCGCTCGACCCCGTCCGGGCCCGTGACCTGCTGGAGCAGGACCGCACCCGGGGACCCGCCGATCCGGTCGGCGTTGCCCCGGTACCCGGCCGGGGTGCCGGTGGTGTCCAGCTCGGCCAGGAGGCGGCTCCCCGGTTCGGAGCAGGCGGGCCCCCGGTCGAAGAAGGCCCGCAGGGCGGCGGTGATCCCGAGGAGCGGCTCGGCGGTCACGGCCCTGCCGGTGGCGACCTGCCAGCCGGCGTGGTCGTTGAACGGGTTGTCGTCGGTCAGCGCGTTCCAGGCCAGGATGTCGGCGAAGGAGGGGTTCAGCAGCGCGAAGGCGGGCCCCTCTCCGCGACGGCGCACGAGCTCGCGGAACGCCCGTACGGCGTCCGCCTGCCGGCCCTCCTCCACCGCGAGGAACACCTCGGCGGCGCCCGGGTCCGCCCAACTCGCGGTGTTACGGGCGCTCTCGGCCCGGATCCGGCCCCTGAGGCCGCACACCGCGAGGCTCACGGCCAGGCTCTCCCGGCCGGTGAACACCCCTGCGAGCCACCCGGCCCGCGCCACGCCCCGGCCCCGGGCGGCCCAGCCGAGTCCGTCCGGGTCGCTGAGCGTGCGCAGCAGCGTGCGCCAGGCCGCGCGGCGGCGGCTGCCGAGGCCCAGCGCACTGACCGGCAGCCGGGAGCCGAGGGCCAGCCGGGAGGCGTAGCGGGCGGCTTCGCCGACGGCGTCGGCCGTCTCGGCCAGTTCCCGGCACAGGGCGCCCAGTTGATCGGCGTCCGGGTCGGTGGGCGCGGATGTCGCGGAGGTCCCGGGGGTCGCGGCGTCGGACATGGATTCCTCGTCGGGTCGGGTGAACGTCGGGCAGGACGGGGGCAGGTCGGTCAGGCGGGCAGGGCGGGTGGGCCGGCTGCCCTGACGCCGCCGGAATGCGGCCGGGGCCGGTGGTGGCGTCAACGGCGGTTCAGGCGCAGGCGGATCCCTTGCGGGTCCAGGGTCGCGGGGAGCGGGCCGTGGGGGTCGAGCACGGGCCGGACGGGCCGGACCCGGTGTCCGCGCAGCACTTCCGCGCAGAGCGCCGCGGTGACCATCAGCCCCAGCTGTTCGCCGGGGCAGCGTCCGCCGGCATGGCTGAACGGGGCCATCCGGACGTCCCGGTCCGCTTCGCGCGAGGCCCACCGGCCCGGTACGAAGACGTGCGCGGCGGGGACGTGTTCGGGGTCGCGCTGGTGGAACAGCACCGGCAGCACCACGCAGGTCCCGGCGGGATGCCGCACGCCCCGCCATTCGGTCTCGGCCCGGGTGATCCGTATCAGGTCGGGCACGGCCGGATAGAGCCGCAGCGATTCCCGGACGCAGGCCCGCAGCCGGGGCAGCGCGCCCTGGGCACTGCCCTGCGCCCATCCGGCGGCCCGTGCCTCGGCGGCGACGGCGTCCTGTTCGGCCGGATGCGCGCCGAGCAGCAGCAGGGTGCGCAGCAGGATGCCGGGGACCAGGTCGAAGGCGGCCAGCCACTGGCGGACCTGCCCGACCGGGTCCGGCCAGGCCGCGTCCGGCCCCCCGAGGGGGTCCGCGTGGCGGCGGGCCCGCCCGATGAGGGTGTGCGGCTCGGCCAGGTCGGCGTAGGCGGCGATCCGCGCACCCGCCCGGTCGTGGAACCGCCCGAGGCGGCGGCCGAGTTCCACGTCCTCGGCGGCTGCGTCCCCGAGGACGATGCGCCGGGCCGCGCGGGCCACGGAGTGCCTGACGCGGGCGAGTTCGAGGGAACCGCCGGCCGTCAGGCGCCGGGCCTCGTCGGTGAGGACCGAGAGGAAGGCCCCGCACGAGGGGTGCACCGGCAGTCCCGCGGCGAGCACGGAGTCGTCGACCGACCGCTGCCCGGCGTCGAGTCCGGCATGGGCGCAGCCGTCCGCGCCGGCGGCGGGCCGGCCGGTGGAGCCGACCGGCTCGGCGTAGAACTGCCGGATGTCCTGCGGGTCGAGGATGAGCAGGACGGTGCCGGTCAGTCCCCGTACGAGCACGGGCGCCCCGCCGTGCCGGTCGCGCAGCGCCCGCAGGGTGGCGGCGGACCAGCGGGGCCGGTCCGGCCCGGCGTGCCCGCGCACCGCACGGGGGCGGGCGCTCACGAAGCCCCGTACCAGGGCGGGCAGCGTGTGGGCGGCGGCGAACCTGGCACTTCCGCCGCGCCCCGCCCGCGCCGTCATACGGGGCCCTCCGCGGCCGGGGCCGGTGGCGTGCGCACATCGCGGGCGGTCTCGTGGGCCGTACGCATTTGTGTACCTCCGCGCAGCCTGGAATCGACGGTCGGTGATCTCGCGCTCACCGTACGTCGACCACCCCGGGTCCGCGCTCCGAGGACCACGCGGGAGGTACGCGGGGCCGCGGGCGGCTCACCGGCCCGGGGCTCCACGGTCGGATCCGGCCGTGGCCCGGGCGGGTGACGAGGCGGGTGGCGGTGTCGCGCCCGTTTACGGCCGTGGCGACCGTGGCCCTGCGGCCGGTGCGGGAAGGTCGAGCGCGCGGGCGAGCGCGGCGGTGACCGGGGCGGCACAGTGGCCGGGCAGGTGGTGCGGGATCCAGTCGGTGGCCAGCCCGAGGAAGTCCGCCAAGTGGCGCTCCGCGGAGTCGAGCAGGGTGCGCAGCACGGTGACGGACAGCTCGATCACGGGGCTGTCGCGCTGCTCGTCGTTGACGGTGAGCCGGACGGTGTCGCCGAAGCGCGCCGCCGAGGGTGACACGGGTTCGTGGCCGAATCCGAGCAGGCTTCCGGTGTCGGCGAACTGGTGCCAGTCGCGCCAGTCCTCCAGCCCGTCGCGGCACCCCGGCCGGAAGGTGACGCCCGTGGACGTGTCCGTGACCTGCAGTCCGCCGGCGACCAAGAAGTCTTCCAGGGTCAGCAGCCCGTGGAGGACGGAGGCGAGCGGGTCGGCCGGCCGGAGCAGTCGGTCACCGTCGGAGTCGTCGTCTGGAGCGCCGTCATTCCAACTGGCGATGCTCGCGACCGTCCGGGACGAGGATCTCCAGTACGGGCCGCATCACGATCACCCGGCGAAGTGTTCCGCATCCCGTGCACGCGCCGCCTCCTCATTTCCTCACCCCGTCCGGCACCGGCGCCATGGGGTTCAGGTGAAGGCCGCTTCGCGGAAGGCGGTACGGAGCGGGGCCGACGGGGTGGTCGGGAGGAGGGCCGCCCAGCGTTGGGCGCGCGGGGAGACCCACAGGGCCGGGCCCTCGCCGTGGGACCAGGATCCGTGTGCGGAGGGGTGCCAGAGGAGGCCCCGGGCGGGCAGGAGTTCGCCGGTGCGGATGCGGAGCGACTGCGCCGTCCAGGCCCGGCTGACGGGGCCGCCGCCCGTCGGGGCGAGGAGGTGACTCAGGAACCGGCCGAGGTCGGCGGCGGGCGCGCGCAGGGTCCCGTCGGCGTCGGGGCCCGTCCGGGTCATGCCCAGCGGGCCCCAGATCCGGTCGGCGGCGAACCCCGCGAGGGGGCTGCCGCACAGCCGTTCGGCGAGCCCGACGAGCGCGGGCGACACCCCCGAGCCGTGGGTGAGCAAATGGTGCGCGGTGATCCCGGCGGGCAGGCCGTCGGCCGCCCCGTAGGCGGTGAGCGGGGTGTGCAGGGCCAGCTCCCCCGCGTCCACGAGCATCCCGATGACGGGCCAGACGGCCAGCACGCCCGCCAGCCCGGCGACATCGGGGGCGATGGCCCGGCCCCCGGGCTCCACCACCGCGTCCGGACCGTCCACACCACCGACGGCCCACCCGGCCCCCGGGTCCACCTCCCGTACCAGCGCCGCGATCCGGTCCGCACCCCTGCCGGAACCCTGCCGCGCGCCCGGCTCACACCGCCCGCCCTGCGCGCCCTCCGCAGCCAGCCTGGCCGGCCCGCCCTGCCCGGTCTGGTCGGCCTGTCCGGCTCGGTCGCTCTGGAGCGTCATGGTCAGCCACGGTACGGCGCCCTCGGCGCCCGGCCCCGCGCGTCGCGCGGTCCGGCCGCGGCGGGCCACCCGAATGCCACCGCACCCCGCCCCGGGCCGCCGGGCGGCCGCGGCGCGGGGCGTCTCAGGCCATGCCCGCCTCGTCCGCCGCAGGCTCCGCGCGGGACTCCGCTCTGCACCCCGCCACCACCACGGTGATCAGGCAGAACGCGATGAGGATCTCCGCCCAGAGGAAGGCGAGGTAGTCGAGCAGACAGCCGATCGGCGGTGTGCCCGGGGCGGTGTTGCGGAAGGCCGCCAGTGCGAACAGGGTGGCGGCCATCCAGCCGAGGGCGGGCCAGGTGAGCCCCTTGCGGCGGGTGACGAGGAACCACCCGCCGATCAGGACGGACACCGCGAGCGCCCACATCGCGATCATCATGAACACGGCGAACACGAGCACGCTGTTCGACCGGGCCAGCCCGATGTCGAGGACGGCGGCGCCGTCGCCCGCCGTCGAGGCCTCCACCGTGGACGCGAAGAGCACGTCGTTGTTGGAGAACAGGACCCGCACCGGAACCTTCTCGTGGCCCATGACGGCCGCGAACTCCACGTCCGCCCCGTAGGCGTCGAACGGGTAGTCCGTGACGGAGCCGCCCGTCATGGCCACCGGCACGTCCCGGCCGGCGATCCGCTGGTGGGCCTTGAAGGTCAGGTCGTCACGGGTGGACGCCGAGGTCTGGAGGGTGAGGTCCTCGACGGGTGCGACCCCGTCGGCCTCGGCCAGCGCTCCCCTGGGCGTCACCAGGACCCGCAGCACCAGTTCGCGCCCGGCCGCGTCGGCCCGCTGGATCGTCGCCTCGACGTCCACCCGGTCCGCATCGGCCCGCCCCGCGGTGTGCACGGTGTCCTGGGCCTGGCGTTCGCCGAACTGCAGCCAGGCCCCCACCCCGACCGAAGCCACGATCACCAGCAGGAGCAGGGCCGGGAGCAGCGGCAGGCGCCGCGGCGCGCTCACGCGGCGGGTTTGCCGGGCTGGTCGTGGGTCGAGCAGTGGATGCCGCCGCCGCCCGAGGCGATCGTGTCGATCGCGACGGGGACGACGTCCCGCTTGGGGAAGTGTTCCTGCAGGATACCGCGGGCCCGGTCGTCGGCCTGGCGGTCCCCGAACTTCGGCATGAAGACGGAGTCGTTGGCCACGTAGAAGTTGGCGTAGGTCGACACGAAGTCGTCGCCCTCGCCCGTGATCCGGTCCAGGTCGGGCTGCGGCAGGTCGATGATCTCGAACTTCCGCCCGCGGGCGTCCGTGGCCTTCGACAGGACCGCCTTCGCCTGGTCCGCGGAGCGGGACCAGGAGTCCTTCGGGGTGTTCGGGTGCGCGCGGTCCAGCAGGACGACACCGGGGGCGGTGAACCGTACGAGGCTGTCCACGTGCGCGTCGGTGATGTCCTGGCCGCGTACGCCGGCCAGCCAGACCACCTTCTCCACGCCCAGGGTCTTCTTGAGCTCGGCCTCGATCTGGTCCCGGCTCTTGCCGCGGTTGCGGTTGTCGTTGACGATCGAGCTCTCGGTGACCAGCAGGGTGCCCTCGCCGTCGGTCTCGACGGAGCCGCCCTCGGCCACCAGCGGAGCCTGGACCCGGGGGATCCCGTGGTTCTGGAGCAGGAGGCGCCCGACCTGGGCGTCGTTCTTGTGCTCCTGCTTGTCGCCCCAGCCGTTGAAGTTGAAGTCGACGCCGACGAGCTTGCTCCCCTCCTCGACGAAGACGGGGACGGTGTCGCGGGCCCACATGTCGTCCACGGCCAGCGGGATCACCTCGACGTCGGAGCCGCAGGCCTTCTGCGCCGCGGCCACCTGCTCGGGCCGGGCCATCATGACGACCTCCTCGTAGCCGCCGACGGCCCGCGCGATCCGTGCGATGTCCTCGCGCACGTAGCGCAGGTCCTCCATCCAGACCGCGTCCAGGGCCGGCCAGGCCATGAAGGTGAGGGTGTGGCTCTCCCACTCGGCGCCGAACCGGCGCTTCGCCCCGGCCGGGGAGGGCTGGGCGGTACCGGGGGCGGCGTTGGGGCGCGGGGCGCTCTGCGAGGGGCCGCAGGCGGCGGCCCCGAAGGCGAGGGCGCCCAGCCCGGCGAAGGTACGGAGGGCGGTCCGGCGCGTGGGGGGCAGGTGGGGCACGGGAGGGCTCCGATCAAGGGCCGGCAGGACGGCGGTGTCCGGCCGGGGCGGGCGCGGGAGGCACGGCACGG
Encoded proteins:
- a CDS encoding FadR/GntR family transcriptional regulator — protein: MTTEGPGSQGLHSHVLDTIGLAITAGEHPPGSVLRTDEIAERFGASRTVVREVVRVLESMQLVESRRRVGVTVRPTEEWNVYDPRVIRWRLAGADRPRQLRSLTVLRSAIEPVAAGLAAVRATPEQCAELTEAALGMVRTSRGHQLEGYLRHDIAFHRIVLNASGNEMFARLGDVVAEVLTGRTQHAVVFHDPDPAAVTLHVRVAEAVREGDAAGAEALTRQIAVGALEELDVLAP
- a CDS encoding gluconokinase, with the protein product MTRVIVVMGVAGTGKTTVGRLLADALALPYAEGDAFHPAANVAKMSAGIPLDDADRQPWLDLIGEWMRNRAGIGGGVVSASSLKRAYRDRLRAVAPDTVFVHLTGERPLIEERMAARKGHFMPTTLLDSQFAALEPLQPDELGVLVDVSGEPEEITARALAALRRLPSPVA
- a CDS encoding gluconate:H+ symporter, encoding MTSLSVETLAAAAAEPITSAGNTQLGIAVLAGIAVIVLLITRLKLHAFLALTLGSLALGVFAGAPLAKTVSSFTTGLGSTVAGVGVLIALGAILGKLLADSGGADEIVDTILARAKGRAMPWAMVLIASVIGLPLFFEVGIVLLIPVVLLVAKRGNYSLMRIGIPALAGLSVMHGLIPPHPGPLVAIDALDANLGLTLALGVLVAVPTVVIAGPVFSRYAARWVDIPAPEHMVPQRPTTEPEHRPRFGATVFTVLLPVVLMLMKALVDIVVNDPADSVQRVTDVAGSPLIALLAAVLVGMFTLGRAAGFTKARLSVTVEKSLAPIAGILLIVGAGGGFKTTLIDVGVGQMIMDLSENWAIPTLLLAWLIAVAIRLATGSATVATISAAGLLAPLAAGMPSTETALLVLAIGAGSLFFSHVNDAGFWLVKEYFGMTVGQTLKTWSMMETIISVVGLGFVLLLSLVL
- a CDS encoding cytochrome P450 — encoded protein: MTARAGRGGSARFAAAHTLPALVRGFVSARPRAVRGHAGPDRPRWSAATLRALRDRHGGAPVLVRGLTGTVLLILDPQDIRQFYAEPVGSTGRPAAGADGCAHAGLDAGQRSVDDSVLAAGLPVHPSCGAFLSVLTDEARRLTAGGSLELARVRHSVARAARRIVLGDAAAEDVELGRRLGRFHDRAGARIAAYADLAEPHTLIGRARRHADPLGGPDAAWPDPVGQVRQWLAAFDLVPGILLRTLLLLGAHPAEQDAVAAEARAAGWAQGSAQGALPRLRACVRESLRLYPAVPDLIRITRAETEWRGVRHPAGTCVVLPVLFHQRDPEHVPAAHVFVPGRWASREADRDVRMAPFSHAGGRCPGEQLGLMVTAALCAEVLRGHRVRPVRPVLDPHGPLPATLDPQGIRLRLNRR
- a CDS encoding DUF4436 family protein — protein: MSAPRRLPLLPALLLLVIVASVGVGAWLQFGERQAQDTVHTAGRADADRVDVEATIQRADAAGRELVLRVLVTPRGALAEADGVAPVEDLTLQTSASTRDDLTFKAHQRIAGRDVPVAMTGGSVTDYPFDAYGADVEFAAVMGHEKVPVRVLFSNNDVLFASTVEASTAGDGAAVLDIGLARSNSVLVFAVFMMIAMWALAVSVLIGGWFLVTRRKGLTWPALGWMAATLFALAAFRNTAPGTPPIGCLLDYLAFLWAEILIAFCLITVVVAGCRAESRAEPAADEAGMA
- a CDS encoding agmatine deiminase family protein gives rise to the protein MPHLPPTRRTALRTFAGLGALAFGAAACGPSQSAPRPNAAPGTAQPSPAGAKRRFGAEWESHTLTFMAWPALDAVWMEDLRYVREDIARIARAVGGYEEVVMMARPEQVAAAQKACGSDVEVIPLAVDDMWARDTVPVFVEEGSKLVGVDFNFNGWGDKQEHKNDAQVGRLLLQNHGIPRVQAPLVAEGGSVETDGEGTLLVTESSIVNDNRNRGKSRDQIEAELKKTLGVEKVVWLAGVRGQDITDAHVDSLVRFTAPGVVLLDRAHPNTPKDSWSRSADQAKAVLSKATDARGRKFEIIDLPQPDLDRITGEGDDFVSTYANFYVANDSVFMPKFGDRQADDRARGILQEHFPKRDVVPVAIDTIASGGGGIHCSTHDQPGKPAA